The region CTCTGGCCGCTCCAAAGTCCCCCGGCACCTCCCGCCCCACCACCTTCACATCGCAGGAGCAGGAGAATGTTCCTGCTTTGACTGAGTCTCTGGTTGATCAGTTAAGTGTCCTAAACCTTAGGAAACAGCACTTCTTGGGGGTTAAAAAATAAACACACAACACCCacgcatctctccctccctcttcctcttttcccccaaccacaatcagcctccctcccctccaccacagaAGTAGGTCTGTGGTCAGCGAACACCATCACCTTACCCCAGCCGCCGTTAAACAATCAGAAAACTTCTTCGACAAAGAAGTCACTTCCTTGCACATGGCGCTGGTTAATCTGAATTCAGAGAAAGAAGGAATCATCACCTCTCAGTCAAAGTTCCCCCTGAGGGTTGGGGAGTGGGCAGGGTCCACCCAGCCCAGACCTCTGTCGCCAACTCCAGCaccaggctgcttggaggagcctgtagactgtaagctccctgttgtCAAGGATCGTgcctatttgtactctcccaagtgcttaacacagtgctctgcacacagtaagcctttgacaaataccattaattgactgattgcccgCTGGGACACCCAACCTCACAATTAGGGATGAACCATCCCCCAACTTctgcctctccatccctaacttttcATCTGGCGACCCAATGCGAGCCACTCGTCCCTGGAGCCAAACGGGATGAGCTGGCATTTCTGGCCgcagtggctcgcccaaagtcacacagccgacaagtggcagaggcaggattagaacccgtgacctctgactcccaagcctttgctcttttcactaagccacgctgcttctattgacaGTAGATCCCCACGCTGCTCTGCCCCTGGGTGTTGGGAGTCACGACCGAGCATCCCTGACCCACCCAGGCCACGGTCCCCATGACATGGGGTCCCCCGACCCGCCACTAGAAGTACCCATTGCTGGAGCCACCTAAACTGCCCCCTAGTAGAGCGCTCTTGATCCTCCACACAGCCAGGGGTGGGGATGGATGTGCCCTTAGTCCCTGGGTGAACTGGAGTCAAGATTTCTCCCTCAAAGACCCaagtccaagaagcagcatggcttagtggacaaagcaagggccttggagtcaaaaggacctgggttctagtcccggctctgccactagcctgctgtgtgaccttgggcaagtcacttaacttctgtgcctcagttacctcttctgtaaaatgaggattaggactgtgagccctatttgggatacAGAATGTATCCCCTCCCACAcagaatgtccaacctgattagcttgtatctactccagtgcttagaacagtgcttggcacttagtaagtgcttaacaaatacgatttaattTTAAAAAGCCATAAGGAGGGACTTGGATGGAGTGGGTAGTGTTTTTTAGGCTATCATGCACGCAACCTTATGGATTCCTCTTTGCCGGTGGATTCTGCCAGCTTGGAGCCATTCACCTCCCCTTTGCCCTCAGAGCCAGGGTCAGCCGGCTGACCCTATTTCTCGACTCAGTGTTGCTTCAGAAGGGCATTGGAGAGCCCTAGCTGGGCTGGTGGGAACGGGAGGAGGTTTGAGGTGCAAGAACAGAGCTTAAAGCGAAGCCGGAGAAATGGTACCTACTTGGTCAGGACTTTGGCCTGTTCCAGGGctgacttctcctcctcctgcccgtgAAGGATTAACTCGGCCACTTTGTGGAGCTGCTCGATGCAGCGGGCGGTGACTTCAGCCAGGCTCTCGATGGACAGCATGTACACTTCCTGTGTGGGATGACCGAGGTCTATGGGGATCACGCAGCTCCACCAGAAAACCCCCACGGGCTGTTTACCCGAAGGCCCGAAACTGAGGCAGCCAACATcactggaggagctgagcctggCTCCACACAGATGGGGACTCAGGACCCGGAAAAGTCTAGAACTCACCAAGGAGAAAGGCTGACAACTATTCAGAAAATACATCTCATTTCTCCTTGTGCTTCATCAATATGTCATCCATCCCCTGTGTTCTCCTGACTCCTTCCAGCCCCTGTAGTCCCTCTTGGAcaactttcaatcattcattcaactgtatttattgagtgcttaccgtgtgcaaagcactgtactaagagcttggaagagtgtaatacaacaacagatacagtctctgcccacaatgatctcacagtctagagggggagatgaacatgaatatatatataagtgaataaattacagatatatacatatgtgctgtggggctgggaggggagataaatgaagggagcaagtcagaccgacgcagaagggagtgggagaagaaaagaagagggtttagtcagggaaggcttcttggaggggatgtgctttgaagtgggggagagcaattatctgtctgatatgaggaggaagagcgttccaggccagaggcaagatgtgggtgagagatcggtgaagagatagatgagattgaggtacagtgaaaaggttagtactagaggaatgaagtgtgcaggctgagttgtaggagaaggcaaggtaattaagtgtttagctccgccacttgtctcctgtgtgaccttggacaggtcacttaattctctgtgtctcagttcactcacctgcaaagtggcgattcaatacctgttctccctcttactttgattgtgatccccatgtgggatccaattatcttgtacctgccccagcgcttagtacagtgctcgacgcgtagtaagtgtttaacaaatccctaAGTCATTAATAGAGTTGGTCACGTGGCATATTGGACAACTCTCTCTCGCCGTTTACCTCCACTGTCTTGGCTTTCTTCGGTGGGGCCTCCTCTTGCTGTTCTCTGTCCTGCTCAGCCTCCACGTTGGTCTCAACGGGCTGGTCTGTGACGGCGGCTGAGGAGAGGGTGCTGGCCTCCTCCACCCAATCGTATGCTTTCTTCCGAGCCTGCAATGCCCCGTGTGGAAGTTCTTTCTGTGCCCACAGGGAGGGCAATTTGGCTGTACCccactttagactgaaagcttgttgtgggcagggaatgtgtctgttatattgttatattgtactctccccagcgcttagtacactgctctgcacagagtaagcactcaactacgactgactgactgactgactgactgggataTTCCCAATTTCTCGCAGGATAAGCAGAAGGGCCGGTTATGGGTAAAGGAGATGGggtagggaaaggaggaaatcatACAGGCAGCTGGGACCCTCGAGGTGCCCAGAGAAAGGccttgaatagagaagcagtgtggcctagtggaagtcagaaggagtcagagggcccgggttctaatccttactctactgcttataataatgttggtatttgttaagcgcttactatgtgcagagcactgttctaagcgctggggtagatagagggtaatcaggttgtcccccgtgaggctcacaatcttcatccccattttccagatgaggtaactgaggcacagagaagtgaagtgacttgcccacagtcacacagctgacaagtggcagagctgggattcgaacccatgacctctgactcccaagcccaggctctttccactgtgccacgctgcttctctgctgtgtgaccttggacaaatcacttaacttctctgagcctcaggtactccatctctaaaatggggattaaatccccctcctttCGACTTAGACattgtacagggactgtgtccaccctgattatcttgtgtctatcccaacgcgttaatgttggtatttgttaagcgcttactatgtaccgagcactgttctaagcgctggggtagacacaggggaatcaggatttctcacatggggctcacagtcttaatccccattttacagatgaggtaactgaggcacagagaagttaagtgacttgcccacagtcacacagctgacaagtggcagagctggaattcgaactcatgacctctgactccaaagcccgtgctctttccactgagccatgctgcttctctgcttgacccagagtgagcgcttaacagataccacacaaAAATCTCACCCGCCCTGCAGGGTGAGGGCCCAGCTGGCTCACTCTCCCCTTGCTGGGAGGGTAGAATCAATTCACAGGAGTATTTTGGGGCTCCAGGGGCCTTTGGGCAAATGAGAACTAAGATCCCCGCAGCGATTTCCTCTTCAGAAATTCGGGCAGACCTGAGGCTCTGCCGGGGACAGAATCGGTGGCCCGGAGCCAGCCCTGACCCGGAGGGCTTGCCCTGGCACTCTTCACCTTGTTGAGTCTGTCGGGCGTGGCAGCGACGTGCAGCTCGAACAGCAGCTCGGTGATCCTGCTCACAAACGCTTCCCGGCTCTCTCCTGGGTGGGAAGGCAGCGGCAGTTAGCCAGGAGTCCCTCTCCCTGGGCTCCCtggctcaaccccacagcccggGGCCCTGTCCCATCCCGCTCCGTGCATCCCCACCCACCAGCCCGACCACCTCACCTCCCGTATATCTgcactctgccccccaccccatccactgTATCTAGCCTTCCGATCGCTATCTCCACGGTCCACCTCGAATGCCACCTGCCCCCCCTCGGCCAAACTCTACCTCGTTCCACCTCCGTGCCAGACCGCTAAAGACTGTGCCCTCTGGAAGGGAGCCTTGGGCCAGTAGGGCAGAGTTGGGACGCCAGATCCCACCTTATGGGGGGCTGGTTCAGACATTTGCTGCCCAGACAGAGTCATTCGTTCTTACAGACTCACACCCAGCATTGCACAGAAGTCCACCCGCAGAGCACTTTTTCTGCCATTCCCTCTGGGCATGTGCCCGGAGGTGGTGGCTTACCTCGCACACCCTCTGAACTGGCCCTGCCTGGGAGGTTAAGAGGGCAAAACCAGCTCACCCCACtatttcccctgcctcccccatgccCACTTCACCTTGgagatactaatgttggtatttgttaagcgcttactatgtacagagcactgttctaagtgctggggtagatacagggtaattaagttgtcccacgtgaggctcacatttaatccccattttccagatgaggaaactgaggcacagagaagttaaggaccttgcccacagtcacacagctgacaagtggcagagccgggatgcgaacccatgacctctgactcctaagcccgggctctttccactgagccatgctgcttctctatagtgacgtgaggcccagagagaaccgCCCCTCGTGGGGGTATATCCCAGGCCCCCACGAGGGGCGGTGAGCGGTGGGAGCAGTGACCAGGATTCATTTCCTCCAGCAGGATCAAGGAGCGGACGAGGTGATGCCATCCGAAAGTTGTTTGACCTTTCCTGTGACAGAGTGGCCAGCTCGGCCCCACCTGggcctcctgctccacccaggGTTTACGGCAGCGGAGCTGTCGTGGAGCTGACAGGAGCGAAAGCTGGAGTGCTTCACGGGGGCCTCTTGGTGTTGGATAAATAAGCATGCCCTGGCCCCAGGAGGGCACTCCAACACCCACTTTATGTACCAGTTCCTGCTGGTGCCCCCCTCCCTTGTGCCAGTTGCTTCTGGTGACTCTTGCTGGATGGCCCCTACACTGCTGTGGCTCATATCCTGCTCCATGCCCCATTTAAACTCGtcgcgagcagggaacgtgactaccaactctgtcgtactatactttcccaagagttttctaccgtgctctgcacacagagctcaataaatatgttgaatGAATCTACAGAGGCCctcggtgagaagcagtgtggcttagtggaaagagcccggccttgggagtcagagaggtcgtgggttctaatccaggctccatcacttgtcagctgtgtgactttgggcatgtcactaaacttttctgtgccctcagttacctcatctgtaaaatggggatgaagactgtgagccccacgtggaacaacctgataaccttgtatctatcccagtgcttagatcagtgcttggcacatagagaagcagcgtggctcactggaaagagcacgggctttggagtgagaggtcatgggttcgaaccccggctctgccacttgccagctgtgtgactttgggcaagtcacttaacttctcggtgcctcagttccctcatctgtaaaatggggattaagactgtgagccccacgtgggacaacctgattcccctgtgtctaccccagcgcttagaacagtgctcggcacatagtaagcgcttaacaaataccaacattattattattattattacatagtgagtgcttaaaaaaataccataattattattattattacactttaaCAGATGACCTCCCCCCCCATTAACATTCAGGAGCCCAGCGAGAAGCTCTATATGGCCCCCCACCAGCCGTTGGCAATCCCACCCTGCcaagctcctctccctctccttccctttccattccagaCCCTAGGaaccctcccacccaccaccactAAATCTCAATCACCATTAGTCGCTTTCTGAGTGAAACATCAACATGTTCAGAACAGTTTAAAAATAATTTaggtgaacaaaaaaaaaaatctttgcacTTCTTTCTACCTTCTGCCTCTTGGGTCCCTTCCGCAACTGCACTCTCGGGCTCCTCCAGAGAAAAGATCTCTTTAATGGAAATTAAATCAGCTTTCAAGACTTCCAGCTTCTCTCCATCAAGGGCTGTTAAAAATGACTGCACCTACAGAGAGAAATGTGTCCCCCAAATGCCTGTTGGGCTAAAACAATGATCGCCTTGTCCCCGCCGCCttcgcctctcctcctccaacccacagGGGTGAGCCAAGGGGTACTCTGGCAGCAGCGGGTGACCCATTCCCCGGTGGTGACCTTGGGACAGGGGACAGTCCCAAGAGCCAAGCATGCCGGGGTTAATTTTCCTGGACCGGAACGTCACGCTCTCCTCCACTCCCGCGGCCCCGCTCCACCTGAGCCAAggccactcacccacccaccttgACTTCGCTCTCGCTGGACAGGATCTCCAGGGCTTCCAGGTGGGAGAGACCTTGGTACTCATCGAAGAGCAGCCCGTAGGGTGCAGGCCTGTCAGCCGGGAGCTGCTGGGCTagcctctgcttctccttctccttggctTCTCGGAGCAGCTGCGGGCACAGAGCACCGGGGCCGGGACCACGATCACTGTGTTTGCCCAGCTCCCAGCTGGGCTCCCGGGAAACTGAAAAggccggggggtggagggacatgtGCTGGCTGACACTGTGGGCCCCGGTCCGGAGCCACGTGGGCAGAGAGAGGCGGCCAGGCCCAGGGTCTCCAGGTCTTCCAGGATGGGGGCACTCGAGCAGGCTCCTCATTCCAGCTTCTCGGCACTCACAGATCCAGGACTGGGCCCGTTCTTGGCTCTGCCCTGGGCTGGGCCCCCCCAACCCTCATCCGTCCCTTCCATCCTGCCTTTCTCCCAGAGCAGGCAGTGGAGGGGGTAATGGGCAGGTAGGGGTGCCCTGGACTCTGAGGTGGGGGCCAGGCCGCATTAAGGTGGGCGGGTACAGGACCATCCCTGCACTGACCAAGAGGCAAATTCAGGGCAACTGGTCCCacctgggagagggagacagtccgCTCCATCAGGATCTTGGTCCGCCGGAATCCCGGGTCACTCTCCGCAAGGACGTTCATGGTTTTCTTGCCGATAAACTCCAAGGCATCCAGGCCCCCACTCAGGACGCTCTTGCCCTGGTGGGATAGCATCCAGCGAAGTCAAGCTTCCCACTCTTGGTGGTGGGGCCCAGATTTAAGGAACCCCCACGTGGGCTTCCCTAACCACCCAACTTGGgggtgccctcctcctcctgatcccaTCCAAACCCCAATCTAGGGTTCTGGGGGGATTCATGCCTAGGCCAGAGCCACGGGTTCCCAGACAGGAAAAGTAAGTCCCACCGATGCCCCAACCTCCCCGGCAGCTGGTTACTATAATTTCCATCAGGAGTCactctccttgcccccctccatGTTTTGTGGGGGCATAACCAGGGCAGCGTGATAGGAGGGGTGTGTGGAGCCTTTTCAGGatcggagggagggggaaggagtgagaCTGGGGAGAAGGTGCAGGGTTCACAGTGGTGGGGGGATCGGGTGGCTctggagaagggcaggaggggtTTTGAGTCTGGTGGGAAGTGTCAGATGACAAAAGAAAACCATCCCTGTGCTAATCCTCAGGAGGTGGCAAGCAGTGCCCACCCCTTCAAGTCCCCAGAAAGGAACGCCTCCCAACCCTGGATCCCACCCCGCCACCCCTGTGTCGAGCCGGTGCTGGCCAGGAATGGCCCCGGCTGTAGTACTGACCGTGTTCTGGACCACACTGGACAAGGTGGACAGCACTCCCCGGGGACCTGAAGATGGAGCTGGGGTCGGAGCATCGCCGGTGCCCTGGCCTGGGTCCACTTGCACCTCTGGGCAAGAAATGAGTCCCGTGTCATTGGGCTAGGGAACGCcggccttccccccaccctcctaccTGCAGGACAACAAGGGCTGGAAGGGGAGCTGGCCCCGTGGGGACTCCTACCTGGAGCCGCGCCGTTGGAGGCGGCGGGGAGATCGCCgtccagagaggcaggagggctcCCTTGCGTTCTCAGGGCTGCCCCCGCCTTGCCCTGCACTGCTGCGAGCCCTTGGCCTGCCAGGGACAAACAGATGAGAAACAATTCAGGGGGCTGCTGGTGAAGCCACGAAACCCAGGCTGCCCTACCAGGATGCCCAGGTTCAACTCCAGCTAGCAGGGCCACCCTCACCCGCTGGCCGTGCAGACCCTGGCCTGGGGCTCGGGCAGAGACGGAGCTCCTCGGAGCCCTGGAGTGGCCCCTCCCCGGTGCTGTGCTCGCACGGGCTGGCTGAAGGGGGGACAAAACGGGGCTGGGCAAGGCTAAAGGGGAAACTGGGAAAGGTTGAAGAGAACTCAGGGAGGCTGAAGAGAGGCTTGGGGAGGCTGAGAAAAGCCTGGAGACTGAAGGGAGGCTGGGGTAGGCTGATGGGGAGAGGCTgcatgaggaggaaggggaaagtgaaTGGAGGCGAGTGGCTCTGGTCAGCAGAGTAGCCCTGGACACAACTACCTGTAGGGGCCGAGGACCTGACCAATATTCGACCGCCACCGGCCGAAAATCAGctgtccccatgtggggcccacagagCAGGAGGATCTTCTACAGCTTCTCCCAacaccccgccacccccccgccacccacacccccccccacacacacacacactccccaggGCCTTCAGGCTGTGTCAGCCTCTAGGAAGGTGAGGTGGTGAAGGTGGCTGCCCCAGGCTTGCTGAGAGTAGACCACCAAACCAGCAATTCCGGGACCCTCAACCAACCTTTACTCAGCACACAGGAGCCAAATCCCCAGAGACACCTTCCGGAGGGCACAGTGCCGGCCGGCGAGCGGGTCTTATGACCGGTTTCCAGTGGACGTCCCCACCTCAACCCCAGGGACAAGGGGTTCGGACCTGGCCCCATTAGCCAACTCGGGGGCCCGGACTCCCTCACCTCTGTCTTCCCCACAGGAGGTCCCCCATCTCAGGGGCGACCAAGCTGAGGCTCGGGGCCATGGTGGCCAACCTTCTTCCCCCGGCACAGCCACCTGGTCCCGGGAAGCCAAGCACTGGGTCGATGGGCACTTGTATCCTCAACACCCACCCACTCAtctgcatccccttctccctCGGGTCCGTTCCCCCTATGAGGGTGGGGTTCTCtacctcccgcctcctccacctcccgggCCTTCAGAGGCCGCAGGCCCTGAGAATCCACCTCTGTCCATTCCAGCCATCACTCCCTGCCTGCCTGGGCCAGTTTGTTCACCTTTCCTATGCGCCTGTCGCCAGGCAGACGTGGGCCAGGAAATCTCACTGAGCACTGGAACCTAGTCGGGACCTTAGCGGGGGACAGTGCaggaacatctccacctggatggccAGCTGACACCAGAAaactcctctgtcctcctctgctgctcctgaccctcccatctctgccaacaaccccaccaccctccctgcctcttacaGTCCTCTCTAGACTAGAATTTcattgtggctagggaatgtgtccgttatattgttatactggactctcccaaccacttagtagagtgctctgcacacagtatgggctcagtaagtatgatcggCATACCCAGGTGCCATCCTCAACACGTCTCTGGCTTAGTCcatttctccatcctccttctcatGTCCTGgatcctcccctttcttttcaCATGCACTGCCCTCACCCTGGTCTAAACTCTCATCACCTTCTATCCGGGCTGcctcaccagcctcctcactggcctccctgcttccagcctctccctcctctccagtccatatcccaATCAATCGCCCAGGTTGTCTTCTGAAAATCTGATTCAGAAGGCATCCTCTTCCATTCAaaagtctccccagtgcttacctaGTGCACAGCCTGGATGAGCTTACAAACACCGGGTTTGTaggtcgatcaattaatcaatcaatggtatctgtggagcacttactctttgctgagcactgtactaagcacttgggagagtacagtacaccagagttagtaaacatcttccctgcccccaaggaacttacagtctagagggggcggcagatattaatataaataaatcaattacaattACAGAGGGTGCTGAGGGGTAGGGGTAGcctaaaaggtgcaaatccaagttcagcaGAGAGCTGGGACCAACAAGGCTCACTCATCCCACATGACCGaggctccccttccctttccaatcCTCCCCAACTGGGCACCCGACTCACCGACAGTGGCAGAGGCTGACGACAGCAGAGATttcccccaggacccccagcccATCCAACGGCTTCCTCCAGCGGAGGAGCCCACATCctgcaggggaagagaggactgaTTAGGAACTCAATAAGAATAATTACGgtaatgtgccaagcatcgttctgagcactggggtcgaggcaggttaattaggttggacacaggccctgtcccatatgggggctcacgctcttaatccccattttacagatgaggaaactgaggcccagagaagtgaaatgatttgagagcagggatcgtagctactgactctattatattggactctcccgagtgcttagtacagtgctacgtaagcactcaataaaggccactgactgactgattgcctggTGATTTGGGTTGTGCTTTGGTGACCCAGGATCCATtctaggggcagagttgggagaagcagcatggcctagtggatacaggatgggcctgggagtcagaaagacctgggttctgatcccgactctgccccatgtctgctgtgtgaccttgggcacgtcacttcactctctgtgcttcaatttccgcatctgtaaaatggggattaagactgtgagccccacatgggacagggactgtgtccaacctgattaccttgtatcttcttcaggtcttaggacagtgtctgacacattattattattattattactgctaataataataaattccatttttttaaaaaaaaaccctaccccCGGGCCTTAATCTCACTTTTTGGGCTCTTTTTCCTGCCCTCAGAACTATTTTCAGGGGTGGGCAGAAGGATGGTTGTCAGATTAGGCCCCGAGTGAGGGAAGGAGCTCAAATTAGGGCTCAAGAAGGCTCTGGTGATttcctgttatattctcccattcATCAAAGCCAGCTAGGCATGTGAAGTGAGGTTATGGggcaatggagagagagaagcttTCACGCccctcagcatggcatagtgggtctGATCTTCACAGCAAGCTTGATACTGAAGACGAGATCCTTATAAGGATCTCATACAGCCTAACAAAAATATATGACACTTGACAGTGGAACTGGGCTCTTAGCTATCAAGTAAATTTGTCTGCCTGGAGAAGTTCACTCTTCCACTATGGGCGGGCTAGTCATGTCAGCGCTGGGGCGGGGGTCCTGTCTGatataactctcttcccccataGGGTAAAGCAAAGTGGGTCTGGTCCTGTTCAATCTATTCTACACAATCCACCTAGGGAAGCACCAAGAAGACCTGCTTGCAGATATTACAAATTGTTTCCCGTCAGTCTTCTGAaaaacttttccaactcaactAGCCAAGCACATAGTGAAAGCACAAGAGTTAGTCACTCAGAACTTACTATATGTTGAGTAGTATGCCCTAGCGGTGCAACCTCAAAAAGACATATGCAGTGATCATGAACAGCTCTGTAAAGTCAACTCAAAGCTAGGACCGACGGATTATCTGGAAAAAGCCCCAAAGCCCTGCACCAGGTAACCCTTGTGGATCATTTGAGTGCTATGATGGCAATCCAGAACAAATACTGCCAGAATTCTGCTATGTAGACAACACTCCATTCTACTACATAGATAAGTAGCAAACCAAATCTGGAGAACCAGCATTTCTTTCAGAAGGCAACAGTTACGAGGATTCAGACCAAATTGAGCTGAAATGTCATCAACCTTCTCTGCTTTTAACCTTGGACCTCAAAGACTCCACATCAGACTCCTAAAAGCAGTTCCATTGCATCGCCAACAGCTTATACTCAACATCAAGTGGCAAGGCAGGATCCCAAACCAACAGTGAAGTTACATCTGGGACAAATGGATGGCAGCAGAATACCCGAACACTGCTGTCTGGGGAACTGAAGTGGAAGAACTAAGAGCGGGGAGGACAGAAGAAATGGTCTGAGggcccagaagggaaagggagagagggagagagagacagtgtgggtGATGTGTGCGCGTGTGCGCACACACGCATTGTGAAGTTGGGACTCCAGCTCTGCACTGGCCTTTCTAGCAACACACAGCCCCtctggtgaacttcaccatcagaaaCGTCATCTTGGACATACGAAGAACGGCTGGCTAACCAAGCTGGCCATCCATCCTCACGGTTAGGGAAGCCTCTCCAACACCCAAACTTCTCCTCCAGTAAcccgctaaactgtaagtttcttaagagcagggatcgtgtctagctACTCTACTGGTCTCTCCCAAGgcttcggtacagtgctcggcacagaggaagcactcactcTGAACTGACTAACCCACACCCGTATGGGCTGATGACTCTAGGTCGCGTAAAACCCTCTGGAACCTGCT is a window of Ornithorhynchus anatinus isolate Pmale09 chromosome 18, mOrnAna1.pri.v4, whole genome shotgun sequence DNA encoding:
- the FAM114A1 gene encoding protein NOXP20, with the protein product MAESEDHALAPGEELVASGGPVVHPAPEDVGPQVGLSEEVAPLPEEAVAGEPDKEEDASGGSAECTDSVSLEPDPVTDPELEQQSPQDVGSSAGGSRWMGWGSWGKSLLSSASATVGQGLAAVQGKAGAALRTQGSPPASLDGDLPAASNGAAPEVQVDPGQGTGDAPTPAPSSGPRGVLSTLSSVVQNTGKSVLSGGLDALEFIGKKTMNVLAESDPGFRRTKILMERTVSLSQLLREAKEKEKQRLAQQLPADRPAPYGLLFDEYQGLSHLEALEILSSESEVKVQSFLTALDGEKLEVLKADLISIKEIFSLEEPESAVAEGTQEAEGESREAFVSRITELLFELHVAATPDRLNKARKKAYDWVEEASTLSSAAVTDQPVETNVEAEQDREQQEEAPPKKAKTVEEVYMLSIESLAEVTARCIEQLHKVAELILHGQEEEKSALEQAKVLTKLTSAMCKEVTSLSKKFSDCLTAAGSSQKAEALNPAVTGVWLEGCNSTAYIQDAFQLLLPVLQTSHIQTSGLRAQRP